The sequence below is a genomic window from Aureispira sp. CCB-E.
GTATCAAAATTATGTTGCCAAACTGTATCATCCCCACAAAAGGAGTCAACAACGAGAAGAGAAAACACAATATCTGATAGAAAACCCTCCCATCGGGCTTTCTGAAAATGACGCCATTGTTTGGATAAAAGATGCTTTGTATACCCAATCGTATCAATTTGTAGGATTTGTCATGCCTTTTGCAAAAGGACAAAAATTGGAATTGCTTTGTTTGGGAAAACTACCCAAGCATTTGGGGAAGCAGTGGCAACGATTTAGTTTTAACGCTCCAGATTCACTTCAGTATCGGTTAAGAATTTGTTTTAATCTAGCAGCTGCGATTTATCAAATGCATGCTACCGAACATTATGTGTTGGTTGATATGAAGCCTGAAAATATTTTGATACAACCCAATGGCTTATTGGCAATTGTTGATACAGATTCTGTTGAAGTAGTTGAGGAGGAAGTCGCTATTTTTCCAGCTCCTGTAGCTACTCCCGAGTATACACCACCCGAATTTTATTCAAATGCGCATCGAAAAAATGAAACGGTCAGTGAGTCTTGGGATCGTTTTGGTTTAGCAGTTATTTTTTATAAATTATTATGTGGCATTCATCCTTTTGCCGCATCAGCGAACCCGCCTTATGATCATTTGGTGAGTTTGCACGAGAAGATTGAGCATGGTCTATTTGTTCATCGTACCATTAATCGAGCCGTATTCTCTGTTGTCCCTCCCCCTCATCAGCAATTTTATACTATAGACTCAAATTTACAAGAGCTATTTATCCAATGTTTTGAAGAAGGGCACGAAAATCCCGAAGCTAGACCAACTGCGGATGAATGGTGTTCTGCTTTTTTGATAGCAATAGGTGATCCAAAGCTTGAAGCTCATTTTGCGCATATTCTAGGACTTTGGGGTAATGTTTCAAAGTTGAAAATGAAACTCCCTTCTGTCTTGTATCAGCAATATTTAGAAGAATTACATCCTAAACGTTGGTTGGAAGAACAAGTATCGGCTGTTTTTGGGAGCTTGCCTCCTTTGCCAATTACATTACATCAAGCCATTGAATCAGGGAAACAGCAAATTCAATTAGCATTGACATTCAAAGATTATGTATTGTCTTTTATTGTACTGGGGATCTTGCTTTTTATAATAGGGAGTTGTACACCATTAGGAGGGTGGATGATGGGAGATTTTTGGCTGTTGCCTATATGGCTAATTAATTTAGTAATTATTGGCTTGATGTTAAGTTTGTGGAGCGTTTTTCCTCGAGTAGTTTCTTGGACTCGACATATAGCTTCACCAGAGGTGAAAGCCCGCAAATTGTGGAAGCGATTTCGGTTAACATACCCTCAGTTAAAACGTGACGTAATAGAAACGAAGCGTGTTGTTTTAGAAAAACTTTTAGTAAAAAATAAGGTACAAATAGCAGCTATTGAAAAGGAAAAAATTCAATATGAAGCTCCATTAAAAAAATATTTGCAAGAGCAAGATATTAAAGTGAAAACGTTAATGGGAGAACGAAAGGTGGCTTTGGAGGCAATTAGTAAAAAATACCTTGAACAAACAGTACATAATCAACTATTGGTTGCAATGAATGGTCGTTATATTTTGGCATTGCACAAACGGTTGAAAAGCTTCTATCAAAATAGCTTAAAACTATTGGGTCAAAAGGAAAAAAAAGTATTAGAGGAGGCTTATCGAAAGGCGAAGACGAAATTGAAAGAAGAAATTGACATAGGACAGCAAGCACTGATGGATGAAGCCATGTCTATTTTTGATTTAAACTATTTTTATGATAAACATTTCAATGCAGATAAACTAGAGAAAGCTAGTCTGAAAAAACTAATAGAAAAATACCCCATTAAAAATTTGAGAGACATCCAAACAATGAGCCAAGGAGGTAATGGTGATTTGACAATTATCCTTTGCAAAGAGAGCCCTAATTATGAGAAAGGAGTGGACGAAATATACTTGTCTGTGAAATCACACCAATATCTAGAGAAGCTCTATGCTGCATATTTGAAATATCAAGAAGGTATTGTTTATGCCCAAACTCATGACATTAATTATGGAAAGGCTTACTTTCAGGAACGATATGCGCATAAACGAGAACAGGATGAAAAACTGTTGGAAGATTTGAAAGATACTTATCAAAAACAATTAGAGGAGTTACAGCAAGTGGATTTACCTCAAAAGAAACAAGCTTTGAAGAAGGATTTTGAAGCTGCCAATGTTTTATTAGAGCAGTTGATTGAGCAAGAAAAAGAGGAGATTGAAAAAATCGAACAGACGTTTAAAACTCAATATGAACTGATTTATAAAGAGAGCGAAGCAACGATGTCAAAAATGACCCAACGATTGGAGGATATGAATAAAGATTACAGAATAGAGGTGCAAGCACTTCTGTCGTCGCCATCTATAGAGAATATTCAATTAAATATTCAAGAAAAAATACAACAAGCTCACAAAGATATCGTTGCCTTAGAAGGACTCAAATTATAAACGTAGTTGGTGATAAATTGTAGCTATCAGAGCGTGCCAAATCTTTGACGACGCTCTAATAGCAAGTAGCAATTTGCGCTTATTTATTTATTTATTTTGTTTTAGTTGTTCTTGTAGGCTGTGGTATTGAGCTTCTATTTTAGTGCACTTTTCTTCCAAGTGTTGAATGGTAGCTTGTTGCTCTTGAATGGCTTTGGTTAAGACAGGAACTAAGCGTGTATAATCAACAGCCCAAAGGTCTTTTGATTCGTCGCTGGGAGCGTAAACGACCTCAGGAACTAATGAAGCTACTTCTTGAGCTATGAATCCGATGTCGACACTACTGTTATTATCAATTTGTAAAAGCCCATTAGCATCTGTACTAGAGTGATGGTGTTGATATTGTAAGGGGCGTAGTTTTAAAATAGTAGAAAGACCGTATGGAATTGTTTTTCGTTGGTCTTTTAAACGACCATCAGAATAGGTCACCCATGCATTGGCTCTAGCTCTACCGATTGTCACAGCAGTATTGTTAGGTAGTTCAAAAGCGTAGGCTGGATCAGTAATGGTTTGTAATCCTACACGAGCATTTCCTCGAATGGTCATTGCAGGCGTGCGAATATCGTCAACGCCTTTCATGGTAAAAACAATCCCACCGTCAGGATCAGCATCATTGCCATCCGTTTTTTCAAATACTAAGAAATCGTTATACGTGCCAATAAAATCACCATCATAGTAAATTTTGGCTCGGTCACCAGAAACGATTCCATCGTTAGGAATTTCACCCAAAAAACCGATTCCAAACTCTCCATTTAGTTGGATGCCTCCACCCAATAATTCTAAGCGTTGGTCAGGCGTTTCTGTACCAATACCTATATTTTGAGTCATGGCATCGATCGTAAAGGTCGTCCAGTTGTTGGTATTCGTATAACGAGTTCCTATTCTAAAGGTATTTCCAGAATTTAGTGTACCATCATAAAACCCAATCATAGCACCAACAGAACCTGCATCTTGATAGAGTTCTAGCCTTGGATTATCATCTTCGTTGTTGTTATCTGTATCCGTATCAATGCGTAAAACAGCATCGTTTGTTGTACCGCTTGAAATATGGGCAATAGTAGTAGGGGCATCTGTACCAATACCAACTCGCCCAGCAAAATAAGCTCCTCTAGCACTAATTGAGGCAGAGGGCAACTGCCATGTGCCTGTTCTTGCCTGATCAGCGTGAAGATGAAAAATTCCAGTACCTCCTAAAGTAGAAGGAACGGCATCGTCATAACTCAAATAATCATTGTTGGCATTTGTCGTATTGTCATGAGAGACATAAATGTCTTGTCCTCGAACAATTAAATCACCATTTACATCTAATTTTTCAAGAGGATTGTTGGTGCCAATACCAACATTTTGAGCCGATAGCATATTGCTTAATAATACAAAGGAGCTAAATAAGGTAATTTTTATTTTCATAACTTTAGATTTTTCATTCTTTGACAACAACTTTAATACCTATGAATATCAAGTATTGCTAAGCAGCAACGGAACGTAAATAATCAACTGTTGGCTGCTGCAATCAACTAATTGTACAAGCTCATAGTGCATTGATAAACTAATTGATGTGTTATCTAAGAATTATTTTTAATAAACTACTAAACGATTTTAGTATTAGGGGATAATGATCTATTCGTATAGATTAAATTTGTAAATTTAAAGTTCAACAATACATCACAAAACGGATGTAAGATAGGAAATTAGCATTAATAAAAAAACAAATATTCTGATAATCAAGAGGAATAAACCTGTTGTAATTCAACCCCTATGTAGGATTTTAAATTTAGATTAGATTTTATGGGGCATTGGTTTTGTCTTGTTGATTATTAGCCTTATTTATCTTTTTATAGGTTGTTAAAAAATTCAATTATGCAGAAAATTATAACAGGATTAGAGGAATACGCTCCCATATCTGAAGAGGCATACGAAGCCATTGCCCAAATATCAATATGCCAGATTTATAAAAAAGGAGACTTGGTATTAAAAGAAGGTCGTATTTGTCAACGTGTAGGTTTTATAGAGCAAGGATTGACTAGAAGTTTTTATTATCAAGATGGAAAAGATATTACGACCTATTTTGCGTCAGAGAACAATCCATGTTTATCCGTTTATTCCTTTATTAGCCAACAACCGAGTCAAGAATCAATAGAAGTATTGGAAGATAGTCGGATTTGGTCTATCACCTACAACGAACTGCAAGAATTGTATAAAACGTACCCTAGTTTGAATTTATTGGGGCGTTTACTGACGGAAGATTATTACATGAAGTTAGAGGAACATACTCGTGCTTTGAAGCACAAAAATTCAAAAGATCGTTATTGGGAATATGCTGAACAGCATCCAGATATAATACAACGTGCCCCATTGACGCATATCGCCTCGTTTTTAGGTATGTCCAAAGAAAATTTAAGCCGAATTCGCCGTATTTGACATTTGTCAACAGAGGTTTGATTAAAAAAGCAGAAATTTGTCTTATTCTACTTATGAATCATGAAAATCACTAGATAATGTTGACCTTAGAGAACTTACTAACAACAGCTATTGCTGACATTACTTTTAATAGTTTTATTTATATTGTTTTTGCTTTGCCTGCCTTTTTTGTCTTTTGGATAGTAGGGAAAAATGTGTTTAAAGCTAGAAGAATTCAACCCCAACAACGAGCAACAAGCAAACATATCCGTCGAGAACTATTTTTTTCTGGAACAACATTGTTGATATTTTGTGCTATTGATGTTGGTATATATATCGCAGCTAAGAATGGTTGGACAAAAATTTATACAGATTCAACAGGCTATGCTTGGTGGTACTGGGGAGTTAGCGTGGGCGTAATGTTATTGTTGCACGATGCTTATTTTTACTGGGCACATCGGTTGATGCACCATCCTTTATTGTACAAACATGTCCACAAAGTTCATCATGAAAGTATTGATCCAAGTCCATTTGCTGCTTTTTCATTTCATCCATTAGAGGCGCTGGTAGAAGCAGGATTTTATGTTATTTTTGTTTTTATTGTTCCAATACATTTGGGGGCAATTATTCTGTGGCAAATTATTCAACAAGGATTCAATGTTATTGGGCATATGGGCTATGAAATCTATCCAAGAGGTTTTACAAAACATTGGCTTTTTAAATGGAAAACAGCTTCCACACACCACAATATGCATCATGCGAAATTTGAGGGAAATTATGGACTCTATTTTACGTGGTGGGATCGTTGGTTCGGCACCGAGTTTGAGGATTATAATACAACTTATGATGCTGTTCATGAACGCATTCTAAACGAAAAAAAAGAACAGAAAAGGACAAAAAATACTATAAAGTCTTAAAAAAAATAAACATGAGTCATCCCGAATTTTTCGGCGATGACTTTT
It includes:
- a CDS encoding protein kinase domain-containing protein, producing MSNQYLLKESRTVIELAAKPFAGGGEGDLYKIVAPTAYQNYVAKLYHPHKRSQQREEKTQYLIENPPIGLSENDAIVWIKDALYTQSYQFVGFVMPFAKGQKLELLCLGKLPKHLGKQWQRFSFNAPDSLQYRLRICFNLAAAIYQMHATEHYVLVDMKPENILIQPNGLLAIVDTDSVEVVEEEVAIFPAPVATPEYTPPEFYSNAHRKNETVSESWDRFGLAVIFYKLLCGIHPFAASANPPYDHLVSLHEKIEHGLFVHRTINRAVFSVVPPPHQQFYTIDSNLQELFIQCFEEGHENPEARPTADEWCSAFLIAIGDPKLEAHFAHILGLWGNVSKLKMKLPSVLYQQYLEELHPKRWLEEQVSAVFGSLPPLPITLHQAIESGKQQIQLALTFKDYVLSFIVLGILLFIIGSCTPLGGWMMGDFWLLPIWLINLVIIGLMLSLWSVFPRVVSWTRHIASPEVKARKLWKRFRLTYPQLKRDVIETKRVVLEKLLVKNKVQIAAIEKEKIQYEAPLKKYLQEQDIKVKTLMGERKVALEAISKKYLEQTVHNQLLVAMNGRYILALHKRLKSFYQNSLKLLGQKEKKVLEEAYRKAKTKLKEEIDIGQQALMDEAMSIFDLNYFYDKHFNADKLEKASLKKLIEKYPIKNLRDIQTMSQGGNGDLTIILCKESPNYEKGVDEIYLSVKSHQYLEKLYAAYLKYQEGIVYAQTHDINYGKAYFQERYAHKREQDEKLLEDLKDTYQKQLEELQQVDLPQKKQALKKDFEAANVLLEQLIEQEKEEIEKIEQTFKTQYELIYKESEATMSKMTQRLEDMNKDYRIEVQALLSSPSIENIQLNIQEKIQQAHKDIVALEGLKL
- a CDS encoding sterol desaturase family protein, giving the protein MLTLENLLTTAIADITFNSFIYIVFALPAFFVFWIVGKNVFKARRIQPQQRATSKHIRRELFFSGTTLLIFCAIDVGIYIAAKNGWTKIYTDSTGYAWWYWGVSVGVMLLLHDAYFYWAHRLMHHPLLYKHVHKVHHESIDPSPFAAFSFHPLEALVEAGFYVIFVFIVPIHLGAIILWQIIQQGFNVIGHMGYEIYPRGFTKHWLFKWKTASTHHNMHHAKFEGNYGLYFTWWDRWFGTEFEDYNTTYDAVHERILNEKKEQKRTKNTIKS
- a CDS encoding tail fiber domain-containing protein gives rise to the protein MKIKITLFSSFVLLSNMLSAQNVGIGTNNPLEKLDVNGDLIVRGQDIYVSHDNTTNANNDYLSYDDAVPSTLGGTGIFHLHADQARTGTWQLPSASISARGAYFAGRVGIGTDAPTTIAHISSGTTNDAVLRIDTDTDNNNEDDNPRLELYQDAGSVGAMIGFYDGTLNSGNTFRIGTRYTNTNNWTTFTIDAMTQNIGIGTETPDQRLELLGGGIQLNGEFGIGFLGEIPNDGIVSGDRAKIYYDGDFIGTYNDFLVFEKTDGNDADPDGGIVFTMKGVDDIRTPAMTIRGNARVGLQTITDPAYAFELPNNTAVTIGRARANAWVTYSDGRLKDQRKTIPYGLSTILKLRPLQYQHHHSSTDANGLLQIDNNSSVDIGFIAQEVASLVPEVVYAPSDESKDLWAVDYTRLVPVLTKAIQEQQATIQHLEEKCTKIEAQYHSLQEQLKQNK
- a CDS encoding Crp/Fnr family transcriptional regulator; the protein is MQKIITGLEEYAPISEEAYEAIAQISICQIYKKGDLVLKEGRICQRVGFIEQGLTRSFYYQDGKDITTYFASENNPCLSVYSFISQQPSQESIEVLEDSRIWSITYNELQELYKTYPSLNLLGRLLTEDYYMKLEEHTRALKHKNSKDRYWEYAEQHPDIIQRAPLTHIASFLGMSKENLSRIRRI